The Prunus dulcis chromosome 5, ALMONDv2, whole genome shotgun sequence genomic sequence gagagagagagagagagagagagagagagagagagagaaatgagatCATTTCAAATCAGTATAGAGTAAACCATGGAAActaaagaaaatggaaaagaaaaaggagagagaactAATGGTCAGcagagaaagaaagtgaaGTGAGTGAAGAGAATAAATCTGTGTACAAAGAAggaaatttaaataaaaggaaaatccAAATCAGATTACGTGAAGAGTaggacaaaagaaaaatctctGGCTTTTTGAGAATGTaggttaaaattttattatgctAAAAGTGGCAATAACAATAAGCATTTTACATGCAGAAGTAAGTGGGATCCTTTTAACCCCtttttgataattatttttcttcaagaaTTGTCGTTAAATATGTTCATGTAAACTCGCAATccaacatcaaacaaaagGGTCCCGAGGAAATTAATGTAGAAAAGTTCATGCTTCAAGCAGTCTTTGTCACATTAATGGAAGGGCCAACATAGAATTGAAAAGCAGAACATGTCAAGGCCAACTCAGCAGAAGAAAATCCCAGCCAGTTGGCACTTGTTGTCTGGTCTGGTTGCCCAAGTGGTTGGTTCTTCTGAGGGATATTGCTGTCATTTTCTTCAGGGAAataattggtttttttaacttttatgagcaaatttaatattcttctttttgaaCAGATTGTTATCTGTCATTCTGCACAGCATATCATATGCCGTCTTTGAAAGCTCATTGGTTAAAACATCATTTTCTAGTTTATCAAATTTGTTATAGCCAATGCCAAGGTTAAAATATTCTAGGCATCATTCGGTGAAAGCACAAGGTTTAAACGTTTGGGTCAAAAACAAGCAAATCAATGGTGTGGATATAGGCCAATGCCTTCCCAGCttccattcttttttttcttttttcttttttatcaaaGCAGCTTCCATTCAAATCACCAATGTTTTGCACAAGTGTGAAGCAATTCGCTTATATTATATGCATAAAAAGTTCACACATGGTGATAAGCATTGAAAGTGACACGATTGGTTGTTAACTTTCTAAGCCAAATGCAATTGCAAATAACAATCCAAAAGTACCaactttatgttttttttaatcatccAAAAACTTGCAAGGGGCTTTAACTCAAGTAATCAAGAGCATTTATTCTTGAATTTGAGGTTCTAGGTTTGATTCCCCTCTCTCAATATCGCttctataaataataaaaaaattatccaaAAACTTATTTTCCCTAAACATATGCTTGACAGCCAGGGAAATGCCAATTTGATTTTGCATGCTTGTTTTTCTGTTAAAATGTAAGGAAATTAAATCCTTGACCAAGCATAATTCTAGCCCATATTTTCCCATTCACAGTCGCAAATTGAGCTAACGGCAAAGTCTTCCATTGTGCATGCTAATGCTAAACTACTAGAATtgcctttggtttttttactTGGTATTGCaagcctttctttttttcctgaaAGTCATTATCTGAACTCAGCAACCCTCTTTTGCTGCTAAATATTCAGCATGACCCCATATTCTTGTTGCTATGCCCTCCCTGTTTcttctttgtaattttgtaataaTGCTTTTTCGCTTAATGAGGTTGAACTTCAAAAAAGATGAAATAGATGGTGTACTCGAATAACTCAATGCCATTGAAGTCAGATGTGAATCAGACTCAACATTTTCGCTAGAACAGATGTTACAATGGGAAACAAGGAGAAGTAAACTTGGAAAAGCAGTACACTTTTTATCTCATTCCAAGCACTCCAACGCGTTAAAAATGCTGTTGCGGCTGACAACCTCACTCTTCCTTCCGAGCCTTTGATCTTGCAGGCCTTGGAGGTTTTATTACGTAACTCAGTAGTATCAATGCTATCGGAAGAATGGTTCCGATGAAATGCACACTCCCATATGAGGCAAGTGTTTCACGAAGGCTTAATACCTGTACCGTTCAAGACAGACGCATGAGATACTTTAAAGCATCAGAGGATGGCATGTTTTTGTGTGCATGTGTGCATttgcaagagagagaaactgagaaagagagagagagagaactaaCAATGAAACCAACGCAGGAGTAGTTCAGAACCAAGAGAGTGTAAGCAAAGTTTATGAACACCAGTATGTTCTTAACAGCATCCATGTTTTGAGGTACAGCTTGTTGCCATCTGTAAATCACTGTTTGCAGAAGGAAgttgaaaataatataatttaattatcttaacaaaataataatttgacaataaagttgtcaaaaataataataatttgacaACAAAAGCAGCAAAATCAATACCTCTTGAACCAGCAATCATCAATGCTGACTGAACAAAGAATATGATGTACCCAGGATAGAGTCCCTACATTGTTCAAAGAAGAATGAATATGAtacataaatttaaatttaaaacaagCAAAATTCAAACTAATGCCATAGATAAAgatatgaaacaaaaaaaactaatctgACTAATTATTCTAAGGGAAACTTAATGGGTGATAAGCACTAAAGTTTGAAACTGGGCTTGATGACACTGGATGATGAAGCAGAGATTATGTCGCTGGATGGTTGATAAGCATAGGAAATCCCATTTGGCAAGGGATGGGATGGGGCCCCAAAATAATCAGCACCAAGTACATCCCTATTAGGGAACACTACAAAGTATCAGAACCCACACACTACTCATACGAGTAAAACTGAGAAattatatgattttctttATGAGAACTGTCAACTGGTTAATTATCTAATTGGAGTTAAttgcttttccttttgatttttttaacaaatttaTAAGCGATGGACAGCTATGTTCATTCGATAGAATGAGTGCCCAAAAACCATTTAAGAGAGGCAGAGAACCTATGTATGCATGTGCAGAAGAACTACTTGTTGAAGATTTTGCTTGAAAAAACATACTAAAAATTGATCTTCTTAATATCATACATGCGACATAATCACCTAACAATGATAATATAAATGGGGCACAAAATCAGCAAAAGATATACACACATTGAGGATGATTCTAAGACAATTCATACTCACATGCCAAACCGCACTGACGGTCTGTGTAGTCAGCAACTGGAAGAAACCAGCCTTCTTGCCAGGTTTAACAAGCCTTTCATAAACATCTACAAAACCATAATATATCAGATAATGCATCTATTTTAAATAGTTATCTCTTGCTtcatatgaataaaatactGATAATTTCAGATGATATAAGAAAACAAGTGACAGTCTTTAACAGACCTAAAAGTAGTCGACTTTCAGCCATAAATTTCAATAGACACAAAAGTGAAGAAACAGTGGCCAAATTGTCCAGTTTAAGGATCACTCATTTTCTAACTGGTTGAAAGCTATGCGTAGTCCAaactttaaatatttaatacctGGACTAATTATTCTCATAGttcttttctgaattttttttttttttttggtagtgaAAAGTTCTTTTCTGAATTTGCATAtagaaaaagttaaaagaaaaacccaactCAATCCAAAATAGGTTTTATAGATTGGAGATttaagttataaaaaaaaaaaaaatctctgtTACCGACAACAAAGCAAAATTTAGGAAGCATGAGAGATGCTCACAATGACGTAGCCAGGTGCTGACTTGTATGTTCCAAACAAGTGGTAACTGAACTGAACTCTTTGCAAACTCAACGCCTAGAATATCAACATTTTTTGCACGATCCCATCGCGGCTTTGGTGGTGAAGATTCTGTCCAGCCAGTGAAACCCAAACCAGAAAGAATGATAGAAGCCTCTGAAATTGACCAGATGAAATAATATTTCCACCTTGCTGAAAATCCTGACATATACTGATAGCCCAACCGTTTCCAGAAACCCCATTCCTGGTATATGGGATCAGTAAATCTTGACAGAGGAAATTGGGGTACCAGATACAAATACAATGCCATACAGAATGCAGCTTGGAGCAGAGCTCGAAACATTGCTCCATATGGTGATGGAGACAGTCCTTCCTCTGAGTGGCTCCAAAtctgaaaatgatatttaataACAAGTGAGAAGTGTCAATCtcaggaaaaacaaaactaagaaGAAAGTCACACATCTGGAACACCATAAGCATACCCCCTTTCCTTCAGTCCAGTCAAGATAATCCTTTATCTCATAAACTGGACCAGCAAAGTGGCTACCACAGCAGAGGCAGTAACCGAAGTACTCGATCAATGAGGGTAACTTAATCAAACGGTTTTTCTTCTGAGACTCACGCAGTCCTTCCTCTTTCAGTAACCCATCATTGTAATTTATTGCACATGAGATGACCTTCAGTGTTAAAACCATTAAGGCTCCTAAATATGAGAgggaaaattcaaaattagcTGACTGGTATAAACAACAAGGGTTATAGCTTCTCCAATATGGctacacacaaaaaaaggCCACTATATGCATTTTCAGTTTCAGTCATATTTACAATTCATTAGAAGAAGCCCAATATTTTAGTAACAAAAGAGAAATGGATTTCATCATTTACGAAACACACAACTAATGGTTTTCTTATAGGAGAATGACACTCATCATAACCCAGTAAAGATAAAACATTAGGGAGGAAACACAAGCCGGCTAGAAAGGCTGATATTGTGCTTACCAGTTGCATCAATTCCTCCTTCCTTCCATGCGTCCCCACTCATGTAAACTACATGGCTACACATACAGACACATGTTCACGAATGATCAAGAATTCTGAAATAAGATTTTTCACTACATCTCTAGATACATAATTATAAAGACTATCACATTATAGATAATGTATTATCACTTGAAGACCATTAAGCATTAAAGGAACAATGTTAGCATCAATGACATCAAAAAAATCTCTATGCCCTCCACATGTTGTTAATGGTGCAACTGTGCTTTCTCCCAGAGCATAAGGTGATTGAAATTAGAAAATGCAAAATGCATCACAAAAAGAGTTTAGTGACATTAAAATGAGACAAATAAGCTCTGTAAAACTTAGTACGTTAAACCCTTTAATGACTGCTAAAAAATAATCTAAATTgtcaagaaattaaaagaaaaaaacgaGTTCATTCAAGTGCATGACAGTTACATGCATACAGTATCAAATtcaatcatcaataaaaagaaataaataatgacactACACATCATGCCATAAAAATACCAATCAACCAACATGAACTGTTTTTTGTTGCATTCATAACCTCAAAATAACGTTTTATACAATCACAAGCTTTTTTAAGAAAACCAGCGTCACAAAATAACACTACCCACCAAATCTTCTCCTAAATTTCGATTACCCAACTCACAAACAAAGAACCCAGTTCCTCAAATTTAAACATCGAATCAAAGATTAGTTTTTTAAGAAACGTACCAGCCGATGAGGTATCCAAAGCTCAAGATGAAGGTAATTATACCACAATGGCTCCGAGCGAAGACCATGGAAGCATAGCCAAGTAACATTGGGACTAAGAAATGAAGGTTGGAGGAGAAACCGAACGAGAGATAGGAGAGGAGAGCGCCCGAAACGGCGGCGTAAAGGTGCTTGGCGGGTGGGCTCGGGACGAGTCGCCAGAGGAAGCTGACGGGGATGGTGAAGACGAAGCAGAGGAGGAAACGGAGCACCGCGACCGAGACACCGATCGCGGCGGCCATGGATTCCATCTCCAGGCCCATGGCGGGTTCTTGGCTGGTCTCGCCTTGTTTTTGGCTTCTCTGGTAAAATGAATCtgcgaagaagaagaagagttgaACAAGGGAATGAGATGCTCTACtggttttatttgtatttttctcgaaaataaaagagaaggaaattggaatttgtggatttattttgatgaaatgACGTAAACACCCTTGGCGACATCGATATTGCCGGTGGGATTCACTCAGTCTGGATTGGTGGGTGAGATGGAGAGTTAGTTGGTTGGCTGTTGGAAGGTGTAAATACAATAATACCCTTGGACCTTGTCCTTTATTCCATAACTTCTTGAAGTCATCGAAAGTTACTAATGCTCTTATTGGTCTCTAAACATTTCTTCTTTAACAGCCCCCTTGTTAGGTTCTTTTGTTCGTTCTTTTGTTTGATCAATAGCCCttgcttgtttttgtttattgaacAAGGAAGACAAGTACACTACGACCCCCTTGGAGTCGTTACACCAATCGCATCAACTAAATTACAAACCACATATTCTGACTATTCCTAACTTGCCCAATATTAGCAAAATTCATATACCGCTTTATTCGTTTCTCTGAAACATGTCGAAAGTAAATATCTTGAATGATTGGAGCTATATTCCATAGACATTGACTCTTTTTACATAAGGTCTATATAAGAATTTGAGAATCTCCTTCAATGACTATCTTCTTCAACTTAAACTACCGAGCACAATACACCGCATGACGAAGAGCTAGAGCCTCAGCGTGTAAGACAGAACAATAGCCCTTGCTTGTTAAGGTTGAACAAAAATGATAGGCGTAAGGGGATGTTGTCCTAACACATCATTTTACTCCATATTCTTTAAATTCAATCAATGTCATTCATATCCTCTTATCTCATACATTAATGTAATCTTTGACATCAATTTCAGCATAAAAAATCGAAGGGAATATCATCAAagaggaatgctagcaaccttctctctaaccttctctttttgaccttctcccttctctttatgacaagtgtcattttccttacacttaaaacaatgtcattaatgcatcacacaatttagtttttgttttccaagtttacccttttaaaatgtattggcttttatatttccttcaatttattcaaattttgttatagCTTCTTTAGcacattgttaaaaaataaataaataaaaaaaataagaaaaccgtcatatttttaaaaaataaaaataaacttttttttcatgacattgttatcatatttattttgtttttaacaaaacacgcgttctctttggaaaaattaaaattaaaaaaaaaacttcagtttgtattttcttatttaatttttaacaaggtgTTAAGaaagttatttaaaaaaaaagcttgttatttaaaaaaaaattaatacatttaataagggtaaacttggaaaacaaaaactagtttgtgtgatgcattaatgacattgtttctagtgtaaggaaagtgacaCTTGTCATGAAAAGAAGGGAtaaggtccaaaagagaaggttagagagaaggttgctagcactcCCCATCATCAAAATACACTCACTCACACATGAGTTGATGGAGGTGTTGAAGAGGTCACATAAGTGGCTAGGATGTCTAGGTAGGGTTTCAGTAACGACGTGGGCGGATTAGGGTTGGGGGGTGGGAAGGAAGGTCAAGGGAATGTGAGTGGTGGTTGGGGAGCGTTGAGATATACATTACGTTACTAAACTAGGTGCACAATAACTTCTTAACAAAACAGTGATCACTAACCATATGAATCAAACAAATAGCGATAGCCAAAATGAATCAATGGGAAACTATTTAATATGTAACATTGTGCATAATTTAAAGAAGTATTTAATATTTGTACAtctatttatttctttatatgTAAAGTAAATTATCTTAATggttaaattttcaaataatccaatttgtcttcatttaataaaagaattttgatTCACAAATTCTTCATTTTAAAAGAATAAGAGTGTAttacaatataaataatttaaaagcaAGAAGAATTAAAAATTTGATCTCCAATCTTTTGTTAAGATGAAAAGTCTATTAAGATGTGTGTGAGCACGATTCAAGAGACTAGTTTTAATAGCTatatcagttttttttttataaaaaaaatggaagaaagaagaTATTTCTTATTGAATGAAGCGATAATATGTTAAATTCAGACACACTACACAAATGTTAGGACTCGAATCCCAAATCTTTACTGAGGGAGCAATttctccaaaccactacactagtttTAATAGCTATACCAGTTCACATATTAAAAATATCTGTAGGATGACTAAAAATGTCTATAGGGGGTGAATAggctaattaaatattataatcaataaaccaaaattaaaCTTCGgtagcaggattgatatgacTTATCAATCCTGGAACGTGctcaacataaaataaaggaacacgtagagaattattttacgtggtaaaacctCACCTCTagggaaaatccacgggactcctcagtcaaacacaaatccactatagaacgatgattataagaagtactcacacacttatcctagactcattctagataatgtttaccgacttcttcaTAACTCAACTTATGTtacgggatgatcttcgacactccttatgttgaacgcaatactggtcaTGATTGCTTTAAGATCGCCGGAGGAAAACCGCCACCACGGTTTTAGTGCCCTTAACTGTATGAGTCACCGAACAATGcaaataaatgcaatatgaatgaataaagtgtttgataaatcaccaagtaaacatggaacacttgatgatttatccCAAATAAATGCACAACAACTTTTCCTAGAATTCTATATGTTCAacataaatatcaaaagcCGTTTTAGAAAAGGAGATGGACGTCTTAGCTTTATACAACTATGTTGTTATTTTACAAGGGATAATTCATAAAACTAAGGTATCACAAACGTGCCTAATCAGATTTGATTGAATTAAAATTGCTATTCTATTTCGTCATCTTTTGTACTAAAAAAGATGATTTTCCAATCAGCAATTATTATCCAATAAAACAATGTAAAACAACATGTAAACAATGAAGCCAAATAAGATATTCATTGAAACATACTTTCCAAGTCCAAGACGatgaaaacataattttttttaacttaaatAAGATATTCATTGAAACATACTTTCCAAGTCCAAGACGatgaaaacataatttttttaacttaaatcaaaatagagtccaattaggaaagtatctcaAGCAATAAAAtctaatcctattaaaaatatgattaacataaaaatacttaagtgaaaaaattccaactaggaatcctataatgaatgcatgatcatgtcatgatttacctgaatTCAAGTTTCTCATATCGGTCTAGTCATGCCTCGGAAGTATGGGGTTGAATGAGTTGTGCCAAAACGTCCAGTAACAATTCTTCACACACTAACTTTcaacctatgctagagtctaggaaatgacaatacaattttcatactaacaatctccccctttggcatttcctagacaaaacatgtaataacccaaaacaaaatatctaaaaattaggattaatttattctagcaaaaagacgattttgccctcgcattatttaatagggaaaagttgactttttgatcgagaaagaatttggcaattccgcttacgccgttgcgcagagcacggcgaaacgagtccgtagacacggagtagactcgaatcggagttgtaacgaagaaaatagggtcaaaataccgcgaagggcaaaacggtaatttggacaaaagtcagatttttatctctttctcctttctctctcctcatttctctctcctcctcccgCGCGCCAGCCGAGCGTCCGTCCTCTCTTCCCGTCGCCAcaccggccaccacaggccacGCCGATCTCGGGCACCGGTACCAATAGCTCAGCCACACCCTCGCTGTCCTTCCCCGACCCGTCGCCGCCCCTGCACCAGCCGGAGTTCGCCAAAAACTGGAGATTTCCTCCGGTTTTCAGTCGAAACTTCATTTCcttcgttctccttcgtttctcaaccaaatcgttcgaatgaggtatggtttctcagctattttttcatgctctaactgatggttggctgggttttgatcgattttacctctagatcactcgattttcaatttgaaaatcggTCGAACTttggccgccgtgatcggccattttcggccactttttggggtatgtccaagaaccaaagtgactccaaatggggtgttttacctaggatagaagtttggagtcttggttttgagtttttccgacaagccggtatcgctttggacacccaaattGCCCGTGCGTGTGGCGGCCCGTGGGTGCGGGTAGTGAAGTGACTCTGTGTGGATTCGATGGATTGCGAAtcagagtcccggatactccgaaatctcGAACCCTGggtctagggtttggattttgagcgataatgcgattttgACTAATTCGACCGTccgtttcagaccaaactcgcaggatatgggtctttctctgtgaggaacctCTAGAGAaccccagattggccatcggagatcgtggaccccacggggttctaGATTGGCCGGTCTGACAGTTTATCGCTTGGAACAGCTTCAGGTCTTTCAAGGCCGGTCTAATTATCTGAAAGGTTAAGTGGGCATGGGATTGACTTTAAAATGAGTGTgcgcatttctaggagccaggggcagggtgtttaatttaattcttttattgagcagttttattaatttaatctttatgggtaatcaggcaccagaggcccggcagaaccacaggagggaccttcaaggggtccagctagctcggaccagcagtgagtggactttctttcataaatgattttatataaatgagttatataaatgatttatatatatgattatataaatgatttatataaatgagtttacataaatgattttatattgattttatataattaagttttataaatgaggtTATATGagcaaatttcattatttaattttgaagAAGTTTTATCGAATgctttccgagcatgattagtacagtaacATTTCTCTAATTTTATGCTGCTTAGTTACATAAActaaaagttatagaaacagagtttgaggttcgAATCAGATGAGATAGCAGCAGAATTGAGATTacagttattaatcagatttttccaaaattatttatttttgaagaccaccatgtacccgctTTTTATATGatgattaccctcagatggaccgatgtctacggacatccagtctgttaacagttctgt encodes the following:
- the LOC117627821 gene encoding lysophospholipid acyltransferase 1-like, which codes for MGLEMESMAAAIGVSVAVLRFLLCFVFTIPVSFLWRLVPSPPAKHLYAAVSGALLSYLSFGFSSNLHFLVPMLLGYASMVFARSHCGIITFILSFGYLIGCHVVYMSGDAWKEGGIDATGALMVLTLKVISCAINYNDGLLKEEGLRESQKKNRLIKLPSLIEYFGYCLCCGSHFAGPVYEIKDYLDWTEGKGIWSHSEEGLSPSPYGAMFRALLQAAFCMALYLYLVPQFPLSRFTDPIYQEWGFWKRLGYQYMSGFSARWKYYFIWSISEASIILSGLGFTGWTESSPPKPRWDRAKNVDILGVEFAKSSVQLPLVWNIQVSTWLRHYVYERLVKPGKKAGFFQLLTTQTVSAVWHGLYPGYIIFFVQSALMIAGSRVIYRWQQAVPQNMDAVKNILVFINFAYTLLVLNYSCVGFIVLSLRETLASYGSVHFIGTILPIALILLSYVIKPPRPARSKARKEE